The DNA window GAAAGCCTCTTCTTCCTGTCCTATCCTCAGCAAGCACCAGGGTCTCTGGGCACACAGTTCATGGAGCTCAGATTGCATCCTCTCAGGGCAGCTGTCATGACAGCCAGCGTGTCCCGCCCAGCCCCAGCACTGCAACCACTCCTGGAGAGGCTGAAAGCCATGGGAGACAGTTGGGGCTGCTTGGCCCATCACCCCCGACCCCAGGGAGGACATGTCTGACCCTGGCCTGGGGGGTTCTCCAACAGCTGATTACGCTGAAGAGCCTGGTTCTGTGCTAAGCTACAAATAAGCAGGAGCATGAAGTCAGTCTCCTCCTGATTGGCCTAAAGCCAaggaaagccccccccccccccaatccagtTTGCACCACAGCTTTCAACCAAGCTGGACGGGCTCCCCTGACTGCTGGGGACCCAGGCCCCCTTCCCCTGGGACCCCTCGGCCAGTTCTAACCAAAGGCTCAGATCACCAGCATCTCTCACTCCCCTGGAGGCGAGGGAGGGCCAGCGACTCCTGTacactacccccccccccgtctccagcTACAAGGGGAAAGGGCCATAGGGCAGAGGCTTTGCCCATGGACTTGGCAGGCTCTTGCCACGCCCCAGCCatgggctgcgggttgggagcaAAGCACAGAAGACACGCAGGACAGAAGGGGGTACAGGTTGTTTATTGCACAGCCTCAGAATGAGCCCACGGCGTAGCCACTAGACACGCTCAGCACagcgagcccagccagccctgtggtACCTGGGGGAAGAGCAGCCGCTCATGCTGCCCCCCCACGCCAGCCCCCAAACCCTGGCttcatttcagtaaaaaaaacaGAGACCAAATGCAACTGCAGAGAAACAGTGTTAAAACAGTGCCAGATCCACAGGCGGCAGCCGTACCAGGGCCTTGCTCACCTCTGGGTCTTCAGCGagggaagggaggcaggagcCCCAGGAAAGCAGCTTGCTGTCAGCCAGCCGCGTTGCTGGGAGCTCAGATATCCATGGCAAACTGATCGTCATCTGGGCAGGGGAAAGAAACAAGGGCTGCGTTAGAAGGACGGCGCGTGGCaaggggggctctgcagggatcaCTGTGGGGATAGGATGCTGTTAACCAGAAGAGCTGTTAACCTACTGCCAGTAGCAGCAGCACGGACGGGCAGATCAGAGTGAAGAGCCTTCTCCCCCGGCTGAGTTCCTGGGTCACAGCTCTGCACTGCCGAACTTCACTAGCCTCTGGATGGGGCgtcccatttcccctccccccagcctgttCCAGCTGCGAGCAATGGACGAGTCCCAGGGCCACCATTGCTGCAGTCTGAATTGACAGTGTGTGAGGCCCATGTGATGGGGGAGCTGAGCAGAGCCCTAGAGAGCAGCAGTGActccctggggaaggaggggaggggcagagacagCAGTAGGCAAAGGCCCTGCTTGCTAATTTGTAGTTCCCCTCCCATCCACAAGGGGCACTCAATGCAGATGGTCACTCACCCAATAGGAGCAGACTTCCTGAGGGGAGTAAACTATGGGTCCAGCCCTGCCATGCAGCCACAGGAAGCAGCCGTGGCCCTGGTACCAGcacccactgagttcagtggcaGCCCCAAGAGGGAGAGGCTGGTGGCTCCATGCACCCAGGACCCCTGGCGTCGGGAACAAGCGCAGGACAGCAGGCGAGGGCTTGGCCTCCTCACTGCCCCACAGACAGGACATGGACAAGCAGCCACCACCCAGCCAGAGGCAGGCGGAACCAGACAAGTTCTCCCCATCCCAGTGCTGGAAGGGGGTGCTGCTCCCCCAGGGTGGGAGCTGcattacccccggctccctccacTTCAAGTCCTGCTTCAAGTGCCTTGAAACAGGCAGGGCAAGTCACTTGTGATGCACCAGGGGAGCCCCAAAGGCTGCAGCAGGAGCAAAGGTGACAGGCAGTGCTCCGGGACCAGGGGTTGGGCACGTGTGTCTTACCTGGGACCTCTTCCTCAGTCTCATTTTGTTCCTTAAGATCCTCCAGCTTGGAGAGCGCCGCGTGGGGGGGAGAGGTGATGCCAGGGATGTGAGGAAGGTAGCAGGGTGGGGTCCTGGCAACGGGCGAGTTCTTACACTCCAGCAGGAATTTACGGTCATAGATTATCCTGGTACCTGTCAAACCCAGCAGGAAAATCAGCCCCCAGCACTCAGATGCCCTCTTCCAAGAGCCCCACCCACCACAGTCTGCTCCATAGGGAGCTCAGGAGTCTGCCACTCCCTCTCCAAGCCCGGAGCAGGCAAGATCAAGCCCAGGCTTGTGCCAGCATCTCCTGTGTTGCCAAGCCATGTGACACAACAACTGTTTGAGCCGTAGGCCCAGGCAGAGCTGCTACTAGTAATTAATGTTAATTAGAACATAAGAGCTGCAATACTGGGCCAGATCATGGTCCACctcgcccagtatcctgcctctgactggcccataccagagcttcagggggagtgtacagaacacgGCAATTATCCATCCCAGCttgacagtcagaggtttagggtcactcCTAGCACAGGGCTGCCTCCCTGACCAGCTTGGTAATAGCAATTGATGGAGCCATTCTCCAGGAACTGATCCAGTTCTGTTTTGAACCTAGTTATAAGTTTGGCCTTAAtgatatcccctggcaatgagttccacaggttagttgtgccttgtgtgaagtagtactgctcttgtttgtattatacctgctgcctattaatttcattgtgtaaTCCTTACTTTCTGTATTGTGTGAAGGGGTAAAAAACACTTCCCCGAATGGGGCAGTGCTACCAGGGATCCCTTCCTCCCAGCTGGCAACACCAGCCTGCAGCTCACCCAGCCACATGACCCTTCAGTCACCAACTGCTGACACCCAGCCACTCCCCCGCTCCAGTAATCCAGCCTAGCATCAGGTGGCAGGGAGAATGCTCCAGGTAACATAGGCTCTGCAACGGAGATGGAACAGCAGAGCAGCGGCTGGTGGGGTGAGCCCAGAAATCCCTGCACTGCTGAGCACAGGTGGCAGCCTCTGGTGCAGAGCAAACATATCATGTAACCCAGTGCAGGCAGCTCTGAGCAGCTGACCTCGACGCCAGCACCTGCcgtgcctccccccactcccaagatAAGACTTATCGCGAGCCAGCGCTGGCAGGATGGGCTTGTGCAGTTTAACTGAAACACACCCTGCCCATGGATAAAGGCATGCAGCCCAGCGGGCCAAGGGCAGCACCAGGCACAAGGACAAGTGTGGATGGCTTTCTAAAAATAGAGACATGCCGGCGAGGCCAGCAGGGTTGCTTTCACCCCCTGCAAGAGGTCAGAGTCCTAGAGAGCCCCGAGGCAGGCagtgcagcagcagggcaggagtCTGCCTTGCCCCCAGACACCCACACCTGGCAGAACGCCCCTCTCAGCAGGCACAGCCCAGCTCCTACCCACACCCTGCCCAGACCTTGCCTGAGGATTTTGTACTGCTGCTCATCACACAGGTACCTGAGTGTCTCCCACGACAGAGCAGCAACAGCACTCAGGTACGTTCCTTACTAGCTCCACACGTGGACAAACCCTGGGAGAACCGGGAAAGCCTGGAAGCAAGGATGCTCTGGCCtgtttgaggagctgggccatgCAGAGCACAGCAGAGACGGCACCTGCCAAATGCTCttgatcagtgattctcaacctatgtggcccacaatgtgttatgggggatgcatccaatactacctatATGGCTCTGAGGAGgccacatgggctgcagctgtgtgctgactgggccaCAGGTTGCTCTAGATCATCTCTGTCCAAACTCACACTTCCAACTTTGAATTTAAATCCCTCATGCTGCCTCTACCACAAGTTTTCCTTAAACTCTCCCTGGGGTCCTAGCTCCATTGGCAAGGCTAATGCAGACAGGACACTGGTGTTTTAACCACCACATCAgctaaccctgctcagagcagggcttGATAACAGTCATAAAGCTGTTGGCAGCTGCCCAGGCCCTAGAGCTCCCACTGCTACAACAACAGAGGGTGTAGCAGGAAGAAGTCCCATAGGACACAGCCCTAGCATCTAAGCAGTGCACGTCACAGACCCTGCTTTGGAAACAAGGGGACCCTTCTGGTTctcagggccaggggctccccggGGCCTGCACTGCTACAGGGGTGGGGCCCCGACAGTTTTCATAAAGCCTTTGTTTGGTGTCTCTCCTCGCAGGCTCCTGTGCACTCACGTGGCATCGGTGCAGGGTTTGCAACTCCCGAGCAGGGAGCAACAGCTCAGCCGGCGACCCAGCTCAGCACTTCCACAGCCCTTGTTATTACGACGTGTATTGTGGGAGCCCCACAGGCCCCCTGGGCCTTGGCCGCTCCATGCAGCTGGTCAAG is part of the Mauremys mutica isolate MM-2020 ecotype Southern chromosome 8, ASM2049712v1, whole genome shotgun sequence genome and encodes:
- the EIF4EBP3 gene encoding eukaryotic translation initiation factor 4E-binding protein 3, translated to MAAASTTSSCPIPGGRDPGSPEGYSCTPGGTLYSTTPGGTRIIYDRKFLLECKNSPVARTPPCYLPHIPGITSPPHAALSKLEDLKEQNETEEEVPDDDQFAMDI